A window of Tripterygium wilfordii isolate XIE 37 chromosome 7, ASM1340144v1, whole genome shotgun sequence contains these coding sequences:
- the LOC120002699 gene encoding uncharacterized protein C24B11.05-like: MCGFALCFAYNALFLVIVLLFFNHISVIFGSVSLIKMENDGQCSQAASPIYDCLLFDVDDTLYPINSGLSVEITKNIEEYMVQKLGIEESKVPELCFSLYKNYGTTLAGLAAIGYEIDYEDFHSYVHGRLPYHKMLKPNLVLKSILHSLPVRKVIFTNADKAHAIRVISRLGLEDCFEGIICFETLNPTHNTSSSAELKATGSSTKIHTEIFDISSFRPGAGSELPKSLVICKPFKEAFEEAFRIANINPHKTLFLDDSVRNIETGKTVGLGTVLVGTSCRTKGADQALESIHNIKEALPELWEANEKAERVTYPGKVPIETTVIA, encoded by the exons ATGTGCGGTTTTGCTTTGTGTTTCGCTTATAACGCATTGTTCCTTGTGATTGTCCTCCTTTTCTTTAACCACATATCGGTGATTTTTGGATCTG TCTCTCTGATCAAAATGGAGAATGATGGTCAATGCTCACAAGCTGCATCGCCTATCTACGATTGTCTTTTATTTG ATGTTGATGACACCCTCTATCCTATCAACTCTGGGCTGTCAGTTGAAATCACCAAGAATATTGAAG AATATATGGTTCAAAAGCTTGGAATTGAGGAAAGTAAGGTACCCGAATTGTGTTTTTCGCTGTACAAAAATTATGGGACTACGTTGGCTGGTCTTGCG GCAATTGGCTACGAGATTGATTATGAGGACTTTCACAG TTACGTTCATGGGAGATTGCCCTACCATAAGATGCTAAAGCCCAACCTTGTTCTTAAGAGTATTTTGCATAGCCTGCCTGTTCGTAAAGTT aTCTTTACAAATGCTGATAAGGCTCATGCAATCAGAGTGATTAGCAGGCTTGGACTAGAAGATTGCTTTGAAGGAATTATATGCTTTGAGACTTTGAACCCCACCCACAACACCAGTTCTTCCGCTGAGCTGAAAGCCACAGGATCGAGTACCAAAATCCACACTGAAATATTTGACATCAGTAGTTTTCGACCTGGAGCTGGCTCAGAACTTCCAAAAAGCCTAGTTATCTGCAAACCATTTAAGGAGGCATTTGAAGAAGCTTTTAGGATAGCCAACATCAACCCTCATAAAACA TTGTTCTTGGATGATAGTGTCCGGAACATAGAGACCGGCAAAACAGTTGGTCTTGGCACTGTTTTG GTTGGTACGTCTTGCAGGACAAAAGGTGCGGACCAGGCATTAGAGAGCATTCACAACATCAAGGAGGCATTGCCAGAGCTCTGGGAAGCTAATGAGAAGGCTGAAAGGGTTACGTATCCAGGGAAGGTTCCAATTGAAACAACTGTAATAGCTTAA
- the LOC120002691 gene encoding ubiquitin recognition factor in ER-associated degradation protein 1-like, whose amino-acid sequence MANESPQNSTFEQYYRCYPVSFIDKLHLENGDKIIMPPSALDRLASLKIDYPMLFELRNPSAERMTHCGVLEFIADEGLIYLPNWMMENMLIQEGDVVQLKNVSLSKGTYVKLQPHTKDFLDISNPKAILETSLRNYSCLTTGDVIMVPYNNKKYYINIVETKPSFAVSIIETDCEVDFAPPLDYIKPAQPEKSHLSNNKRPPEVKEEPIQKVAKFNPFTGSARRLDGKPSNQSDQPAISPMLKQHQLKDADADTSFKPSESASDQHSRKLVFGSRMNQPSIGSAKVSPKESGQDPPKKVEEPKFQAFTGKKYSLI is encoded by the exons ATG GCTAATGAATCCCCTCAGAATTCAACATTCGAACAGTATTATCGTTGTTACCCTGTCTCTTTCATTGATAAG CTGCATCTGGAGAATGGGGATAAGA tTATCATGCCTCCCTCAGCTCTGGATCGCCTAG CATCTTTGAAGATAGATTATCCAATGCTATTTGAACTTCGTAATCCTTCTGCCGAGCGAATGACTCATTGTGGAGTTCTAGAATTCATTGCAGATGAGGGTCTCATATACTTGCCAAATTGG ATGATGGAAAACATGCTTATACAAGAAGGTGACGTTGTGCAATTGAAAAATGTCAGCCTATCAAAGGGAACTTATGTGAAGCTGCAGCCTCATACCAAGGACTTCTTAGATATTTCCAACCCTAAAGCCAT CTTGGAGACTTCATTGAGGAACTACTCATGTTTAACCACTGGTGACGTGATCATGGTTCCTTATAACAATAAGAAATATTACATAAATATAGTTGAAACAAAACCTTCCTTTGCAGTTAGTATCATTGAAACTGATTGCGAGGTGGACTTCGCCCCACCTCTTGATTATATAAAGCCTGCGCAGCCAGAAAAGTCTCATTTGTCAAACAACAAAAGGCCACCAGaag TTAAAGAAGAGCCTATCCAAAAGGTAGCCAAATTCAACCCATTCACTGGTTCTGCAAGACGCTTAGATGGCAAACCCTCAAACCAGTCAGATCAACCAGCTATCTCTCCCATGCTCAAACAGCACCAACTGAAGGATGCTGATGCAGATACCAGTTTCAAGCCTTCAGAGTCTGCATCTGATCAGCATTCTCGTAAGCTTGTGTTTGGTTCCAGGATGAACCAGCCTTCAATCGGATCAGCCAAG GTCTCCCCAAAGGAAAGCGGACAAGACCCACCGAAGAAAGTGGAAGAACCAAAGTTCCAAGCTTTTACGGGGAAGAAGTATTCACTTATCTGA
- the LOC120002198 gene encoding uncharacterized protein LOC120002198, whose protein sequence is MAKRELSNTLRNLKFMQRATQRDEKTKKEEDVKPDENFFSTSAVNKRCVVVMEGDPRPGATMGRMSFQSFNPSIDKLYEETGNALKPEAYATSSGNHTGKVSFRENGSLNGAECPNFDKLNYEANGDLKRKQSEEVLEKDLPNKSPKTVEGGQHSSPHNNKASFKQSKNEKLDWSVLRPSKGKNRRG, encoded by the exons ATGGCGAAGCGCGAGCTTTCAAACACTTTGAGAAACTTGAAG TTTATGCAAAGAGCCACTCAGAGAGAcgagaaaaccaagaaagaagaagacgtTAAACCTGATGAAAATTTCTTCTCTACTAGTGCCGTTAATAAAAGATG TGTTGTCGTAATGGAAGGGGATCCTCGCCCAGGAGCAACTATGGGGCGTATGTCGTTTCAAAGTTTCAATCCTTCTATTGAT AAACTGTATGAAGAAACAGGGAACGCTCTCAAGCCTGAAGCCTATGCCACGTCTTCTGGCAACCATACTGGAAAGGTTTCTTTCAG AGAAAATGGGTCCTTAAATGGAGCTGAATGCCCgaattttgataaattaaattatgaggCTAATGGAGATCTCAAAAGAAAACAGTCTGAAGAGGTTTTAGAAAAAGATCTGCCAAATAAATCCCCTAAAACTGTTGAAGGTGGTCAGCATTCATCTCCACATAACAATAAAGCCTCCTTCAAGCAATCGAAGAACGAAAAGCTGGATTGGAGTGTTCTCAGACCATCGAAGGGTAAAAACAGAAGAGGGTGA
- the LOC120002197 gene encoding scarecrow-like protein 11, with protein MDTLRPGSIKNFVSDQGSVSMCSSRNPVNGFKLNNDVVDPHHLPSIPTNSYSPSSELTSSSHSSLKEDSSNNSDVSNNVVLKYISEILLEEDLQGKNCMLQDCLALQATEKSLYDAIGQKYPPSLTKITSPRGDNLHSPDDNSSSIGSSSNHTAEKFESSNVLSSLVDCPESSFMRSDIFSEVKSFGDSFTFASKKSSSWKPLMENEALITNGRNISESRRKKNHDREDSDHLVQERIRKHSAVSVEESELTDIFDKVLLCQGESNKCAPSALQSLSQDDEAKGMLQQTKGSSNRRCSRRQGNDKEVVDLWTLLNQCAQAVASYDQRNAVELIKQIRQHSSPTGDGIQRLAHYFVDGLEARLSFVGTPLYSPLVENSVSAVEILKAHQVYVEACPFGRMSYLFANRTIMKLAEKATKLHIIDFGVAYGFQWPCLIEGLSKRPGGPPKLCITGIELPQPGFRPVERVEETGRRLKKYCERFNVPFEYKVIAQKWETIKYEDLKIGSDEIIVVNCLYRLKNIPDDTVAVNSPRETVLKLINRINPAIFIHGAANGTYSSPFFITRFREALFHYSALFDMLDSTVPRDHHPRMLLEKGLWGRMVMNVIACEGTERVERPETYKQWQVKNLRTGFTQLPLDQEILEKVKSTVKSEYHEDFVVEVDGQWMLQGWRGRISFALSCWKPVQD; from the coding sequence ATGGATACCCTTCGTCCCGGTTCCATTAAAAATTTCGTATCTGATCAAGGTTCAGTTTCCATGTGTTCAAGTCGTAATCCTGTTAATGGGTTCAAGCTCAATAATGATGTCGTCGATCCTCATCATCTGCCTTCGATTCCGACCAATTCATACAGTCCTAGTTCTGAATTAACATCATCTTCCCATTCCAGCTTGAAGGAAGATTCTTCGAACAACAGTGATGTCTCTAATAATGTTGTTCTCAAATACATAAGCGAGATTCTTCTGGAAGAAGATTTACAGGGTAAGAACTGTATGTTGCAGGATTGTTTGGCACTTCAAGCTACTGAAAAATCTTTGTACGATGCCATTGGACAGAAATACCCTCCTTCTTTGACTAAAATTACGTCTCCTCGCGGTGACAACCTTCACAGCCCAGATGATAATTCAAGCAGTATTGGCAGCAGTAGCAACCATACTGCTGAAAAATTTGAATCCTCAAATGTACTGTCTTCTCTCGTCGACTGTCCTGAGAGTTCTTTTATGAGATCAGACATATTTAGTGAGGTGAAGTCCTTTGGTGATTCTTTCACTTTTGCTTCAAAAAAGAGTAGCTCATGGAAGCCTTTGATGGAAAACGAAGCACTGATCACAAATGGAAGAAACATTTCTGAATCGAGGCGAAAAAAGAATCATGACCGCGAGGACAGTGATCATTTAGTACAGGAGAGGATTCGCAAGCATTCTGCGGTATCTGTTGAAGAATCTGAATTAACTGATATTTTTGATAAGGTATTGCTGTGTCAGGGTGAATCCAACAAGTGTGCACCCTCTGCTCTTCAAAGCTTATCGCAAGATGATGAAGCAAAAGGGATGTTGCAGCAAACAAAAGGGTCTAGTAATCGAAGGTGTTCGAGGAGACAAGGCAATGACAAGGAAGTGGTGGACCTGTGGACTCTTCTCAACCAGTGTGCACAAGCTGTGGCTAGCTATGACCAAAGGAATGCAGTTGAGTTAATAAAGCAGATAAGGCAACACTCTTCTCCTACGGGCGATGGAATCCAGAGATTGGCTCATTACTTTGTTGATGGACTTGAGGCACGCCTTTCCTTCGTTGGCACACCGTTGTATTCCCCCTTGGTGGAGAATAGTGTATCAGCCGTTGAAATCCTAAAAGCTCATCAGGTGTATGTGGAGGCTTGCCCCTTCGGTAGAATGTCATATCTTTTCGCCAACAGAACGATTATGAAACTAGCAGAGAAAGCAACAAAGCTACACATTATAGATTTTGGCGTTGCCTATGGTTTTCAATGGCCTTGTCTTATCGAAGGCCTCTCAAAGAGGCCTGGTGGACCTCCTAAGCTTTGCATTACGGGAATTGAGCTTCCCCAACCAGGTTTTAGGCCAGTGGAAAGGGTTGAAGAGACAGGGCGCCGCTTGAAGAAATACTGTGAAAGATTCAATGTCCCATTTGAGTACAAGGTCATAGCACAGAAATGGGAGACGATCAAATACGAGGATCTAAAGATTGGCAGCGATGAGATAATTGTTGTAAACTGTTTGTACCGGCTAAAGAACATACCTGATGACACCGTAGCGGTGAATAGCCCGAGAGAGACTGTTCTGAAGTTGATTAATAGAATTAATCCTGCTATTTTCATCCACGGTGCTGCTAATGGGACATATAGTTCTCCCTTCTTTATCACAAGGTTCCGCGAAGCACTCTTCCATTACTCTGCACTGTTCGATATGTTGGATTCCACTGTACCTCGCGACCATCATCCGAGAATGTTGTTGGAAAAAGGATTATGGGGAAGGATGGTCATGAATGTGATAGCATGTGAAGGcactgagagagttgagaggCCAGAGACATACAAGCAGTGGCAAGTGAAGAATCTGAGGACGGGCTTCACGCAGCTTCCATTAGATCAGGAGATCTTGGAAAAAGTGAAGTCCACGGTGAAATCAGAATATCACGAGGATTTTGTTGTTGAGGTGGATGGCCAATGGATGCTGCAGGGATGGAGAGGGAGAATAAGCTTTGCTCTTTCATGCTGGAAACCTGTCCAGGATTAA